One window of Papaver somniferum cultivar HN1 chromosome 9, ASM357369v1, whole genome shotgun sequence genomic DNA carries:
- the LOC113310628 gene encoding probable glycerol-3-phosphate dehydrogenase [NAD(+)] 1, cytosolic has product MVGAQVAANTITSNGGNVQMMSNGNATELKLDEFRKLVGKSDGDLLKIVGVGAGAWGSVFAALLQDSYGHFREKVQIRIWRRAGRSVDKVTAEHLFEVINSREDILRRLIRRCAYLKYVEARLGDRTLYADEILKDGFCLNMIDTPLCPMKVVTNLQEAVWDADIVINGLPSTETYQVFEEISKYWKERVTEPIIISLAKGIETALEPVPHIVTPTQMIMSATGIAKENILYLGGPNIASEIYNKEYANARICGAEKWRKPLASFLRQPHFTVWDNSDLVTHEVMGGLKNVYAIGAGMVAALTNESATSKSVYFAHCTSEMIFITHFLAEEPERLAGPLLADTYVTLLKGRNAWYGQMLAKGELSLDMGDSIKGKGMIQGVSAVGAFYELLSQSCLSLLLPVDNKPVAPVELCPILKTLYKILIKRELPSEGILQALRDETMNDPRDRIEIAQSQAFYRASLLGKP; this is encoded by the exons ATGGTTGGTGCTCAAGTAGCTGCAAACACCATTACTTCAAATGGTGGTAATGTTCAGATGATGTCAAATGGAAATGCTACAGAGTTAAAGCTTGATGAATTTAGAAAGCTAGTTGGAAAATCTGATGGAGATTTGTTGAAAATTGTTGGGGTTGGTGCTGGTGCTTGGGGGAGTGTATTTGCAGCTCTATTACAAGATAGCTATGGACATTTTAGAGAAAAAGTTCAGATCAGAATATGGAGAAGAGCAGGAAGATCTGTAGATAAAGTTACAGCTGAACATCTCTTTGAAGTTATCAATTCAAGAGAAGATATATTAAGAAGGTTAATTAGAAGATGTGCTTATTTAAAGTATGTTGAAGCTAGATTAGGTGATAGAACTTTGTATGCAGATGAGATTTTAAAAGATGGGTTTTGTTTAAACATGATTGATACACCACTTTGTCCTATGAAAGTTGTTACAAATTTGCAAGAAGCTGTTTGGGATGCTGATATTGTTATTAATGGATTACCATCAACTGAGACATATCAAGTGTTTGAAGAAATTAGTAAGTACTGGAAGGAAAGGGTTACAGAACCTATCATAATCTCTCTTGCTAAGGGTATAGAAACTGCATTGGAGCCTGTTCCTCATATAGTAACTCCTACTCAGATGATTATGAGTGCAA CTGGGATTGCAAAGGAAAACATTCTTTATCTTGGAGGACCAAACATTGCTTCAGAAATTTACAATAAGGAGTATGCTAATGCTCGAATATGTGGTGCGGAGAAGTGGAGAAAACCTCTTGCAAGCTTTTTAAGGCAACCCCATTTCACTGTGTGGGATAACAGTGATCTCGTTACACATGAAGTAATGGGTGGTTTGAAAAATGTTTATGCTATTGGAGCTG GAATGGTAGCAGCACTAACGAATGAAAGTGCTACCAGCAAATCAGTTTACTTTGCGCACTGTACATCTGAAATGATATTCATAACTCATTTTTTGGCGGAAGAACCTGAGAGGCTTGCTGGGCCTTTACTTGCTGACACTTACGTTACCTTATTAAAAGGTCGTAATGCTTGGTACGGACAAATGCTTGCCAAGGGAGAATTAAGCCTAGATATGGGTGATAGCATCAAGGGAAAGGGAATGATTCAG GGAGTTTCTGCTGTTGGAGCATTTTATGAGCTGCTTAGCCAGTCTTGTTTAAGCCTGTTGCTTCCTGTAGATAATAAGCCTGTAGCTCCAGTTGAGCTTTGTCCTATCTTGAAGACACTATACAAAATTCTAATTAAAAG AGAGCTTCCGTCAGAGGGAATACTTCAAGCATTAAgggatgaaaccatgaatgatcccCGGGATCGAATTGAAATAGCACAAAGCCAAGCCTTCTACAGAGCTTCACTTCTTGGTAAACCCTAA